The Geobacillus stearothermophilus ATCC 12980 genome contains a region encoding:
- the argF gene encoding ornithine carbamoyltransferase, giving the protein MNAVMSLKGRDFLTLLDFSTEEILDLLALAADLKAKQKAGVSYTPLSGKTMAMIFEKPSTRTRVSFEVGMIQLGGQAMYLNGNHLQLGRGETIADTARVLSQYVDVIMIRTFAHQKVEELAEYASVPVINGLTDDDHPCQALADLLTIYEVKKTFQGVKLAYVGDGNNVANALLVAAAKVGMDVAIACPPGYEPKKEYVEAACRVGEQTGAAVTVTHDPLVAVAGADAIYTDVWTSMGQESESSERLQVFQPYQVNEELVKAAKPDYLFLHCLPAHRGEEVTAGVMDGPNSVVFEQAGNRLHAQKAILLSVL; this is encoded by the coding sequence ATGAATGCAGTGATGTCATTAAAAGGGAGAGATTTTTTAACGCTTCTTGATTTCTCGACAGAAGAAATTTTGGACTTGCTGGCGTTAGCAGCTGATTTAAAAGCGAAACAAAAAGCCGGTGTATCGTATACGCCGCTTTCCGGGAAAACAATGGCGATGATTTTTGAAAAGCCGTCAACGCGCACGCGCGTGTCGTTTGAAGTCGGCATGATTCAGCTTGGCGGCCAGGCGATGTATTTAAACGGAAACCATTTGCAGCTTGGCCGCGGCGAAACGATCGCCGATACGGCCCGCGTCTTGTCGCAATACGTCGATGTCATTATGATTCGCACATTTGCCCATCAAAAAGTCGAGGAGTTGGCCGAATATGCGTCCGTTCCGGTCATCAACGGCCTGACGGACGACGATCATCCGTGCCAGGCGTTGGCGGATTTGCTGACGATTTATGAAGTGAAGAAAACGTTCCAAGGCGTCAAGCTCGCCTATGTCGGCGACGGGAACAACGTCGCCAACGCCTTGCTTGTGGCCGCGGCGAAAGTCGGCATGGATGTCGCCATCGCCTGTCCACCGGGCTATGAGCCAAAGAAAGAATATGTCGAGGCTGCGTGCCGGGTCGGTGAACAGACAGGCGCCGCCGTCACGGTGACGCACGACCCGCTTGTGGCGGTGGCGGGGGCGGATGCGATTTATACGGATGTCTGGACGAGCATGGGCCAAGAAAGCGAAAGTTCTGAGCGGCTGCAAGTGTTTCAGCCGTATCAAGTCAACGAAGAGCTCGTCAAAGCGGCAAAACCGGATTATCTCTTTTTGCATTGTCTGCCGGCCCACCGCGGCGAAGAAGTGACGGCCGGCGTCATGGACGGTCCGAACTCGGTCGTCTTTGAGCAGGCCGGCAACCGGCTTCATGCGCAAAAAGCGATTTTGTTGTCCGTTTTATAG
- a CDS encoding YjzC family protein: MGQPRHFKPGDKAPNNGVYIEIGETGDNVKHPKKLKLKAGDTFPETSNHNRHWTYLRKP; this comes from the coding sequence ATGGGCCAACCGCGCCATTTCAAACCAGGCGATAAAGCGCCGAACAACGGCGTGTATATTGAAATCGGCGAAACGGGAGACAATGTAAAGCACCCGAAAAAGCTGAAACTGAAAGCCGGCGATACGTTTCCAGAAACGTCGAACCATAACCGGCATTGGACGTATTTGCGCAAACCGTGA
- the clpB gene encoding ATP-dependent chaperone ClpB, with amino-acid sequence MDVSRLTEKLQEALMAAQSLAKERHHQQLDVEHLLLALLEQEDGLAPRLFALCGADRAQAIRWLQDRIRQKPEVHGAGEGQMYVAPALARLLEGAENEAKRMQDEYISVEHVLLALSHGAESVAQQLASFGLTEQALVEAVRKVRGNQRVTSPHPEATYEALTKYGRDLVAEAKAGKIDPVIGRDSEIRRVIRILSRKTKNNPVLIGEPGVGKTAIVEGLAQRIVRKDVPDGLKDKTIFALDMSALVAGAKFRGEFEERLRAVLNEIKKSEGRIILFIDELHTIVGAGRAEGAIDAGNMLKPMLARGELRCIGATTLDEYRQYIEKDPALERRFQQVLVQEPSVEDTISILRGLKERYEVHHGVKIHDRALVAAAVLSDRYISDRFLPDKAIDLVDEACATIRTEMESMPSELDEVMRRVMQLEIEEAALSKETDEASRDRLAALQKELADLREKANAMKAQWQKEKEALDRVRRLREALERAKRELEEAENEYDLNKAAELRHGRIPQLEKQLKQLEQEISEQSEGKLLREEVTEEEIAEIVSRWTGIPLTRLVEGEREKLLRLHELLHRRVIGQDEAVELVADAILRARAGMKDPNRPIGSFLFLGPTGVGKTELAKALAEALFDSEEQLIRLDMSEYMEKHAVSRLIGAPPGYVGYEEGGQLTEAVRRKPYSVLLFDEIEKAHPDVFNILLQLLDDGRLTDSQGRTVDFKNTVVIMTSNIGSPLLLENKQGDIDEETRKQVFDQLRAHFRPEFLNRIDDIVLFKPLSMNEVKGIVEKFARELSARLADRHIELVLTEAAKQYIAEAGFDPVYGARPLKRFMQKQIETPLAKELIAGRVKDYSTVTVDVDNGQIAIRPSA; translated from the coding sequence ATGGACGTAAGCCGTTTGACAGAAAAACTGCAAGAGGCGCTCATGGCGGCGCAGTCGCTCGCCAAAGAGCGGCATCATCAACAGCTTGATGTTGAACATCTTCTGCTGGCGCTCCTCGAGCAAGAAGATGGCTTGGCGCCGCGGCTGTTTGCCCTTTGCGGCGCCGACCGCGCTCAGGCGATCCGCTGGCTGCAAGACCGGATTCGCCAAAAGCCGGAAGTGCACGGAGCGGGAGAGGGACAGATGTACGTTGCGCCTGCCTTGGCGCGGCTGCTTGAGGGGGCGGAAAACGAAGCGAAACGAATGCAAGATGAGTACATATCGGTCGAACATGTGCTGCTCGCGCTGTCTCATGGCGCCGAGTCGGTTGCCCAGCAACTGGCATCGTTTGGCTTGACAGAGCAAGCACTGGTAGAAGCCGTGAGAAAGGTAAGGGGGAATCAGCGCGTGACGAGTCCACATCCGGAAGCAACCTATGAAGCGTTGACCAAATACGGGCGCGATCTTGTCGCCGAAGCGAAGGCGGGAAAAATCGACCCGGTCATCGGCCGCGACAGCGAAATTCGCCGCGTCATCCGCATTTTGTCGCGGAAGACGAAAAACAACCCGGTGCTGATCGGTGAGCCGGGCGTTGGGAAGACCGCTATTGTCGAGGGGCTCGCCCAGCGCATCGTGCGCAAAGACGTCCCGGACGGGTTGAAAGACAAAACGATTTTCGCTCTTGACATGAGCGCGCTCGTCGCCGGAGCGAAGTTTCGCGGTGAGTTTGAAGAGCGGCTGAGGGCTGTATTGAACGAAATTAAAAAAAGCGAGGGCCGCATCATCTTGTTTATCGACGAGCTGCACACGATCGTCGGCGCCGGCCGGGCCGAAGGGGCGATCGACGCCGGCAATATGTTAAAGCCAATGCTTGCTCGCGGCGAGTTGCGCTGCATCGGGGCGACGACGCTTGATGAGTACCGGCAATACATCGAAAAAGACCCGGCGCTCGAGCGCCGCTTCCAACAAGTGCTTGTCCAAGAGCCGAGTGTCGAGGACACGATTTCGATTTTGCGCGGATTGAAAGAACGGTATGAAGTGCACCATGGAGTGAAAATTCACGACCGGGCGCTCGTCGCGGCCGCCGTTTTGTCCGACCGTTACATCTCTGACCGCTTTTTGCCTGACAAAGCGATCGATTTGGTCGATGAAGCGTGCGCGACGATCCGGACGGAAATGGAATCGATGCCGTCGGAGTTGGACGAAGTGATGCGCCGCGTCATGCAGCTGGAAATTGAAGAGGCGGCCTTAAGCAAAGAAACGGATGAAGCGAGCCGCGATCGGCTTGCGGCATTGCAAAAAGAACTTGCCGATTTGCGTGAAAAGGCGAACGCCATGAAAGCGCAATGGCAAAAAGAAAAAGAGGCGCTTGACCGCGTCCGCCGTTTGCGCGAGGCGCTCGAGCGGGCAAAACGCGAACTGGAAGAGGCGGAAAACGAGTATGATTTAAACAAGGCGGCGGAGCTTCGCCATGGCCGCATTCCGCAGTTGGAAAAGCAACTCAAACAGCTCGAGCAAGAAATCAGTGAGCAAAGTGAAGGGAAATTGCTGCGCGAGGAAGTGACGGAAGAAGAGATTGCCGAAATCGTGTCACGCTGGACTGGCATTCCGCTCACCCGCCTCGTCGAGGGAGAGAGGGAAAAGCTGCTTCGCCTTCATGAATTGCTGCATAGACGGGTCATCGGTCAAGACGAAGCGGTCGAGCTTGTCGCCGACGCCATCTTGCGGGCGCGGGCCGGCATGAAAGACCCGAACCGCCCGATCGGATCGTTTTTGTTCCTCGGACCGACCGGCGTCGGCAAAACGGAACTGGCCAAAGCGCTCGCCGAGGCGCTGTTTGACAGTGAGGAGCAGCTCATCCGTCTTGACATGTCCGAGTATATGGAAAAACACGCCGTCTCCCGCTTGATCGGAGCGCCGCCCGGCTATGTCGGCTATGAGGAAGGCGGCCAGCTGACCGAGGCGGTGCGGCGCAAGCCGTATTCCGTTCTGTTGTTCGATGAAATCGAAAAAGCTCATCCGGACGTGTTCAACATCCTGTTGCAGCTGCTGGATGACGGACGGCTCACCGATTCGCAAGGGCGGACGGTCGACTTTAAAAACACGGTCGTCATTATGACATCGAACATCGGATCGCCGCTGTTGTTGGAAAACAAACAGGGCGACATCGATGAAGAAACGCGCAAACAAGTGTTTGACCAACTGCGCGCCCATTTCCGCCCAGAATTTTTAAACCGGATCGACGATATCGTCTTGTTTAAGCCATTGTCGATGAATGAAGTGAAAGGCATCGTCGAAAAGTTCGCCCGCGAGCTGTCGGCCCGTTTGGCCGATCGGCATATCGAACTCGTGCTGACCGAAGCGGCGAAGCAATACATCGCCGAAGCGGGCTTCGACCCAGTATACGGCGCCCGTCCGCTCAAACGGTTTATGCAAAAGCAAATCGAAACGCCGCTTGCGAAAGAGCTGATCGCTGGGCGGGTGAAAGATTACAGCACCGTCACGGTCGATGTTGACAACGGGCAGATCGCCATTCGTCCGTCGGCGTAA
- a CDS encoding YjzD family protein: protein MRLFWTFFWTFLLVQMATYVMGSMQGTGYDFATGALLGVIVTILVFVIAALIPDEPAGDHHH, encoded by the coding sequence ATGCGCTTGTTTTGGACGTTTTTTTGGACGTTTTTGCTCGTGCAAATGGCAACGTACGTCATGGGCTCGATGCAAGGGACCGGCTATGATTTCGCAACCGGCGCCTTGCTTGGCGTGATCGTGACGATCTTAGTCTTCGTAATTGCAGCCTTGATTCCGGACGAGCCGGCCGGGGATCACCATCATTGA
- a CDS encoding alpha/beta hydrolase has translation METMAGQRRFFQLDEQGCIVHVPERPNGFALFLMGDGDHFVNEQTSFWLEHPGRRQWLEDWLERGYTVFSSHLYGWHWGSPKAVRLARQLIYSVLKSEIVNQRIYIVAEGMGALVALQLLGAMPSQIRAVAMINPCLDVRAQLDYEQEHPFVYRRMVREIATAYGLKEEEVPEAVPSLFLSPHDVPVTIWQLAGVSSYPSALHSRKYEQWMKTTNNRVRVVYELPEKRRQLARQIGQFFCQYNELP, from the coding sequence ATGGAAACGATGGCAGGACAACGGCGGTTTTTTCAACTCGATGAGCAAGGGTGCATCGTTCACGTGCCGGAGCGCCCAAATGGGTTTGCCCTTTTTTTAATGGGCGACGGCGACCATTTTGTGAACGAACAGACGAGTTTTTGGCTCGAGCATCCGGGGCGGCGCCAATGGCTGGAAGATTGGTTGGAACGTGGGTATACGGTCTTTTCGTCCCATTTGTACGGCTGGCATTGGGGGAGTCCGAAAGCGGTCCGGCTGGCGCGCCAGCTCATTTACTCGGTGTTGAAAAGCGAAATTGTGAACCAGCGCATCTATATCGTTGCCGAAGGAATGGGCGCGCTCGTTGCTTTGCAACTGCTTGGCGCCATGCCAAGTCAAATCCGCGCCGTCGCCATGATCAACCCTTGCCTTGACGTACGCGCCCAGCTTGACTATGAACAGGAACATCCATTCGTGTACCGGCGGATGGTGAGGGAAATCGCGACTGCCTATGGCTTGAAAGAAGAGGAGGTGCCCGAGGCTGTTCCGTCCCTCTTTCTCAGTCCTCATGACGTTCCGGTGACGATTTGGCAGCTGGCCGGAGTGAGCTCGTATCCATCCGCCTTGCATAGCCGTAAATATGAACAATGGATGAAAACGACAAACAACCGGGTGCGCGTCGTTTACGAGCTGCCGGAGAAACGGCGCCAACTGGCTCGGCAAATCGGGCAATTTTTCTGCCAATACAATGAACTCCCGTAA
- a CDS encoding beta-ketoacyl-ACP synthase III — protein MGAGIIGVGRYVPEKVLTNFDLEKMMDTSDEWIRTRTGIEERRIAPDDIDTSHMAYFAAERALQDAGIEAKDIDLILVATVTPDRPFPSVACMLQERLGAVNAAALDISAACAGFMYGMVTAAQFIDTGTYKYILVVGADKLSKITDWTDRNTAVLFGDGAGAVVMGPVSPGRGILSFELGADGTGGKHLYKDEYIVMNGREVFKFAVRQMGESSVRVLEKAGLTKDDVDFLIPHQANIRIVEAARQRLELPEEKISTTIRRYGNTSAASIPISLVEELEAGKISDDDLIIMVGFGGGLTWGAIALRWGR, from the coding sequence ATGGGAGCAGGAATTATCGGGGTCGGCCGCTATGTGCCGGAAAAAGTGTTGACCAACTTTGATTTGGAAAAAATGATGGATACATCGGATGAATGGATCCGGACGCGCACCGGGATCGAGGAGCGCCGCATCGCTCCGGATGACATCGATACGTCCCATATGGCGTATTTTGCCGCAGAAAGGGCGCTTCAAGACGCTGGCATTGAGGCGAAGGATATTGATCTCATTTTAGTTGCCACCGTCACCCCGGACCGTCCGTTTCCGTCGGTCGCTTGCATGCTGCAAGAGCGGCTTGGCGCCGTCAACGCCGCTGCGCTTGATATTAGCGCTGCCTGCGCGGGGTTTATGTACGGGATGGTCACGGCCGCCCAATTTATTGACACAGGCACCTACAAGTATATATTAGTAGTGGGGGCAGACAAACTATCGAAAATCACCGATTGGACCGACCGCAACACGGCGGTGCTGTTCGGCGATGGCGCCGGAGCGGTCGTCATGGGTCCGGTGTCGCCCGGGCGCGGGATTTTATCTTTTGAGTTGGGAGCTGACGGAACAGGAGGAAAACATTTATACAAAGACGAATATATCGTCATGAACGGCCGTGAAGTATTCAAGTTCGCCGTCCGGCAAATGGGAGAATCAAGCGTGCGTGTGCTTGAAAAAGCCGGGCTCACGAAAGACGATGTCGACTTTCTCATTCCTCATCAAGCGAACATTCGCATCGTCGAAGCGGCCAGACAGCGGCTCGAGCTGCCGGAAGAGAAAATATCGACGACGATCCGCCGATATGGCAACACGTCGGCCGCATCTATTCCGATTTCGCTTGTAGAAGAGCTGGAAGCGGGTAAAATCAGTGACGATGATCTCATCATTATGGTCGGATTCGGCGGCGGGCTGACGTGGGGCGCGATTGCCTTGCGCTGGGGCCGTTAA
- the fabF gene encoding beta-ketoacyl-ACP synthase II produces MEKRRVVVTGIGAVTPLGNDAETTWKNIIAGQSGIDIVTRVNPDDFPAKVAAEVKDFDPSLFIDRREARKMDRFTQFAVAAALMAVKDANLNIHESNAERVGVWIGSGIGGMETFEQQFEIFQQRGYRRVSPFFVPMMIPDMAAGQVSIILGAKGINSCTVTACATGANSIGDAFKVIQRGDADVMITGGTEAPITKMSFAGFCANTALSTNPDPKTASRPFDKNRDGFVMGEGAGIVVLEELEHALRRGAKIYAEIVGYGATADAYHITAPAPGGEGGVRAMRQALQDAGLKPEDIDYINAHGTSTEYNDKYETEAIKEVFGDHAYKLAVSSTKSMTGHLLGATGAVEAIFSVLAIRDGIIPPTINYETPDPECDLDYVPNEARKQDVRVVLSNSFGFGGHNATLIFKKYV; encoded by the coding sequence ATGGAAAAAAGACGAGTCGTCGTGACAGGCATAGGCGCCGTCACCCCGCTTGGGAATGACGCAGAAACGACGTGGAAAAACATCATCGCCGGCCAGTCCGGCATCGACATTGTCACCCGCGTCAATCCGGACGACTTTCCGGCAAAAGTGGCGGCGGAAGTGAAAGACTTCGATCCGTCGCTGTTTATCGACCGCCGCGAGGCGCGGAAGATGGACCGATTTACCCAATTCGCCGTCGCTGCGGCGCTTATGGCGGTCAAAGATGCCAATCTCAACATTCATGAAAGCAACGCTGAACGGGTCGGTGTTTGGATTGGTTCTGGCATCGGCGGTATGGAGACGTTTGAACAGCAGTTTGAGATTTTCCAGCAGCGCGGTTATCGCCGAGTGAGCCCGTTTTTCGTGCCAATGATGATCCCGGATATGGCCGCTGGGCAAGTATCGATCATCCTTGGAGCGAAAGGGATCAATTCGTGCACGGTGACCGCTTGCGCGACCGGGGCGAACTCGATCGGTGATGCGTTTAAAGTCATTCAGCGCGGCGACGCCGATGTCATGATCACCGGCGGGACGGAAGCGCCGATTACGAAAATGTCGTTCGCCGGTTTTTGCGCCAATACGGCTCTCTCAACCAATCCAGATCCAAAAACGGCGAGCCGCCCATTTGACAAAAACCGCGACGGTTTCGTCATGGGTGAGGGAGCAGGAATCGTTGTTTTGGAGGAATTGGAGCACGCGCTGCGCCGCGGCGCGAAGATTTACGCCGAAATTGTCGGTTACGGCGCGACCGCCGATGCGTACCATATCACCGCGCCGGCGCCGGGCGGCGAAGGCGGCGTGCGGGCGATGCGCCAGGCGCTTCAAGACGCCGGCTTGAAGCCGGAGGACATTGATTACATCAACGCCCACGGCACGAGCACCGAGTACAATGATAAGTATGAGACGGAGGCGATCAAAGAAGTATTCGGCGATCATGCCTATAAGCTCGCCGTCAGCTCGACGAAGTCGATGACTGGGCATTTGCTCGGGGCGACCGGCGCGGTGGAAGCGATTTTCTCCGTGCTGGCGATCCGCGACGGCATCATTCCGCCGACGATCAACTACGAAACACCGGATCCGGAATGCGACCTCGACTATGTGCCGAATGAAGCGCGCAAGCAAGACGTGCGTGTGGTCTTAAGCAACTCATTTGGATTTGGCGGCCATAATGCGACATTGATTTTTAAAAAATATGTGTAA
- a CDS encoding DUF2268 domain-containing protein: MGLLPTDRWLEEDEGDPLLLCGRLSSFFKGASAREIYSYLRLYGMYRSTRQAERLLPEMKERRLWERLGRLYERQRGIWKGPDVPVCLLPADDENWKLVREFQGKGGVAFADKLFFFLLPDHGDEEIAALVAHEYNHVCRLKQLPNEGEDATLLDAVVMEGLAEHAVTETVGVKQCAGWTKYYTDREMERFWRRYIVPNQHLPVSHPHTSRILYGLGWHPKMGGYAVGYAIIRRCLERGYSLAQLMKMEAKDIAELAGFSGKQQGAS; this comes from the coding sequence ATGGGATTGCTTCCAACCGATCGATGGCTGGAAGAGGATGAGGGGGACCCGCTCCTGTTGTGCGGGAGGTTGAGTTCGTTTTTTAAAGGAGCGTCGGCGCGTGAGATTTACAGCTATTTACGGCTGTATGGCATGTACCGAAGCACTCGACAGGCCGAGCGGCTTTTGCCGGAGATGAAAGAGCGCCGTCTTTGGGAACGTCTTGGCCGTTTGTATGAACGGCAACGGGGGATATGGAAGGGGCCAGACGTTCCGGTATGTTTGCTGCCGGCCGATGACGAAAACTGGAAGCTTGTGCGCGAATTCCAAGGAAAAGGCGGGGTGGCGTTTGCTGATAAATTGTTTTTCTTCTTGCTGCCGGATCATGGCGACGAGGAGATCGCCGCGTTGGTGGCGCATGAATACAACCATGTATGCCGTCTCAAGCAGTTGCCGAACGAAGGCGAAGATGCGACGTTGCTGGATGCCGTCGTGATGGAAGGATTGGCGGAGCATGCCGTCACCGAGACAGTCGGCGTCAAGCAGTGTGCGGGATGGACGAAGTATTACACCGATCGGGAGATGGAACGGTTTTGGCGGCGTTATATTGTCCCGAACCAACATTTGCCCGTTTCGCATCCGCATACTTCCCGCATTTTGTACGGGCTTGGATGGCATCCGAAAATGGGGGGCTATGCCGTTGGGTATGCCATCATCCGTCGTTGCCTAGAAAGAGGCTATTCGCTCGCCCAATTGATGAAGATGGAAGCGAAAGACATCGCGGAGTTGGCGGGCTTTTCAGGCAAACAGCAAGGAGCGTCTTAG
- a CDS encoding YjbA family protein → MLYLHDIWVNWFEGEENGYNVCHFHEWRKDDQIELLDQVPLLKVSPALFHYIENSLSDLPKPLLDDVHQKAYVRKNHERIQLDYCFVVTDGAGVLAVDTIGYQIPIRKSRLIPRQEQLVYEVAAEAEERDYPLPRYEKEYHILSPAPELMCGLTRKERQLKQLLFMALDQLYSTKNTAQMRYWYTEWAPEKYAAIQKMSFDEAWEQLYNETKYGWSERHEQLCENLIKGQPFFEKLWEMEQEPKVN, encoded by the coding sequence ATGCTTTATCTGCACGACATTTGGGTCAACTGGTTTGAAGGAGAAGAGAACGGATACAACGTCTGTCATTTCCATGAATGGCGCAAGGACGATCAAATCGAGCTGCTCGACCAAGTGCCGCTGTTAAAAGTATCCCCGGCCCTGTTTCATTACATTGAAAACAGCTTGTCCGATCTTCCAAAACCGCTGCTAGACGATGTACATCAGAAGGCGTATGTCCGCAAAAACCATGAACGCATTCAGCTGGACTATTGTTTCGTTGTCACGGACGGCGCCGGCGTTTTGGCTGTCGATACAATCGGTTATCAAATCCCGATTCGCAAAAGCCGTCTCATTCCGCGTCAGGAACAACTCGTCTACGAAGTGGCGGCCGAAGCGGAGGAACGGGACTATCCGCTGCCGAGGTATGAAAAAGAATACCACATTTTATCGCCGGCTCCGGAACTGATGTGCGGACTCACGCGCAAAGAGCGGCAGTTGAAACAGCTGTTGTTTATGGCGCTTGACCAGCTTTATTCGACAAAAAATACTGCCCAGATGCGCTATTGGTATACGGAATGGGCGCCGGAAAAATACGCCGCTATTCAAAAAATGTCTTTTGATGAAGCGTGGGAACAATTGTATAACGAGACGAAATACGGGTGGTCCGAACGGCATGAGCAGCTGTGCGAAAACTTGATCAAAGGGCAGCCATTTTTCGAAAAACTGTGGGAAATGGAGCAAGAACCAAAAGTCAATTAA
- the trpS gene encoding tryptophan--tRNA ligase: MKTIFSGIQPSGVITIGNYIGALRQFVELQHEYNCYFCIVDQHAITVWQDPHELRQNIRRLAALYLAVGIDPTQATLFIQSEVPAHAQAAWMLQCIVYIGELERMTQFKEKSAGKEAVSAGLLTYPPLMAADILLYNTDIVPVGEDQKQHIELTRDLAERFNKRYGELFTIPEARIPKVGARIMSLVDPTKKMSKSDPNPKAYITLLDDAKTIEKKIKSAVTDSEGTIRYDKEAKPGISNLLNIYSTLSGQSIEELERQYEGKGYGVFKADLAQVVIETLRPIQERYHHWMESEELDRVLDEGAEKANRVASEMVRKMEQAMGLGRRR; this comes from the coding sequence ATGAAAACCATTTTTTCCGGCATTCAGCCAAGCGGCGTCATCACCATTGGCAACTATATTGGGGCGCTGCGGCAGTTTGTCGAGCTGCAGCATGAATACAACTGCTATTTTTGCATCGTTGACCAACACGCCATTACCGTTTGGCAAGACCCACACGAACTGCGGCAAAACATCCGCCGCCTCGCCGCTTTGTATTTGGCCGTCGGCATCGACCCGACGCAAGCGACGTTGTTCATCCAGTCAGAAGTGCCGGCGCACGCTCAAGCCGCTTGGATGCTGCAGTGCATCGTTTATATCGGCGAACTTGAGCGGATGACGCAATTTAAAGAAAAATCGGCCGGCAAAGAGGCGGTCAGCGCCGGGCTGCTCACGTACCCGCCGCTGATGGCCGCTGACATTTTGCTTTATAACACCGACATCGTCCCGGTCGGCGAAGACCAAAAGCAGCATATCGAATTGACGCGGGATCTGGCCGAGCGCTTCAACAAACGGTATGGCGAGCTGTTTACGATCCCTGAGGCGCGCATTCCGAAAGTCGGCGCCCGCATCATGTCGCTTGTCGACCCGACGAAAAAAATGAGCAAATCCGACCCCAACCCGAAAGCGTACATCACACTGCTTGACGATGCGAAAACGATCGAGAAGAAGATCAAAAGCGCGGTCACCGACTCGGAAGGAACGATTCGCTACGACAAAGAAGCGAAGCCAGGCATTTCGAACTTGCTCAATATTTATTCGACCCTATCCGGTCAATCGATCGAGGAGTTGGAGCGGCAATACGAAGGAAAAGGATACGGCGTCTTCAAAGCAGACCTCGCTCAAGTCGTCATCGAAACGCTTCGACCGATTCAAGAGCGGTATCACCATTGGATGGAAAGCGAGGAGCTTGACCGCGTGTTGGATGAAGGGGCGGAAAAAGCAAATCGGGTTGCATCGGAAATGGTGCGCAAAATGGAGCAAGCCATGGGGCTCGGGCGGCGGCGGTAA
- a CDS encoding DUF3899 domain-containing protein: MKQTVVRTGWLVVAMLAASALIVIGQGAWSTVAFINVSFLLSLLPLSLGGLLFVYERGFFNGFAYGFRRLRRSSARVERYLEEAAAEHESDELLGPRRFAITYPLLFSGLLLFFAMIAAGYAVQ; encoded by the coding sequence ATGAAACAAACGGTTGTGCGGACTGGATGGCTCGTCGTTGCGATGCTGGCGGCAAGCGCACTCATCGTAATAGGGCAAGGAGCATGGAGTACGGTGGCCTTTATTAACGTTTCGTTTTTGCTCTCCCTTTTGCCTCTGTCGCTCGGCGGGCTTTTGTTTGTTTATGAACGCGGGTTTTTCAACGGATTCGCATACGGGTTTCGCCGATTGCGCAGAAGCAGCGCGAGGGTGGAGCGGTATCTTGAGGAAGCGGCAGCAGAACATGAATCGGATGAGCTGCTCGGTCCGCGGCGTTTCGCCATCACGTATCCGCTTCTCTTTTCTGGTCTGCTTCTGTTTTTCGCGATGATTGCCGCCGGATATGCCGTGCAATAA